A genomic region of Alicyclobacillus sp. SO9 contains the following coding sequences:
- a CDS encoding nitroreductase family protein has translation MDIDTLVRTRRNIKTFTSEPVSREQLMTWFEAAKMAPNHKMTEPWEVVFVGPETRAKLNHKADFGGAPVVLAVLSKPGSNEKEHFENTITTACFIQNFLLLAYNDGVGARWASLGSQPQNREILEVPTGHEVLGVFGIGYPREVPEPKLRQPMADKVRNLP, from the coding sequence ATGGACATAGACACCCTTGTAAGAACTCGCAGAAACATAAAAACCTTTACATCTGAGCCGGTCTCTCGCGAGCAGTTGATGACGTGGTTTGAAGCTGCCAAAATGGCACCGAATCATAAAATGACGGAGCCGTGGGAAGTGGTTTTTGTCGGACCAGAGACGCGCGCAAAACTGAATCACAAAGCAGATTTTGGCGGAGCTCCTGTAGTGCTTGCCGTGTTGTCAAAGCCCGGCAGTAATGAGAAAGAGCATTTTGAAAATACTATTACTACAGCATGCTTTATTCAGAACTTTCTTCTGTTGGCGTACAATGACGGTGTTGGAGCGCGGTGGGCTTCTCTGGGGTCACAGCCACAAAATAGAGAGATACTAGAGGTTCCAACTGGCCATGAGGTGCTGGGGGTCTTTGGAATCGGGTATCCAAGAGAAGTACCAGAGCCAAAGCTGCGTCAACCTATGGCAGATAAGGTTCGTAATTTACCCTGA